The genomic stretch ATTGCCACCCCCGCGGATGCCGCGATGATGATGCAACTCGGCGCGGACGGCGTGTTCGTCGGTTCGGGCATCTTCAAGTCGGGCAACCCGGCGCAGCGCGCGGAGGCCATCGTCAAGGCGACGACGTTCTTCGACGATCCGGACACGCTCGCGAACGTGTCCCGCGGGCTCGGGGAAGCGATGGTCGGCATCAACGTCGAGGAGATCCCGCAGCCGCACCGGCTCGCCGAACGCGGCTGGTAACCCGGCAGCGGGGACGGCGCTCCCGAGCCGTTCTCGGCATCCAGAGCGGTTCTCGGCATCCAGAGTGGTTCTCGGCATCCAGAGTGGTTCTCGGCATCCAGAGTGGGGAAATTTCCCCACTCTGGATGGCTTTCTCCGCCGTCGCCGGCTTGGCCCACTTTCGGCGGCCGGCGGCTGGGCGCGACCGGTGCGGCCTCGAGCCCAATTCCCACAACGCCGACCGCGAACCATCGAACCCATCCGCGCAGGCGGACCGAAGATGCTAACCGGGCAGCGATAGAACTAGTGTGGGCCTCGTGTCCTCCCCAGCGCTGACGTCCAGCACGACCCCGACCCACACTCGCGCGTTCGCGCTGTTTTCTCGCGTGATCGCCTGCACCATAGCGATGGCGGCCATCATCGTGTTTCCCTCGCCACCGGCGGCACACGCCGAGACAGGCGATCGGATCACGTCGTACGACATTCAGTACGTCGTGGACGCCGACGGATCGGTGCACGTCACCGAGACCATCGATTACCAATTCGCCAGCTACGGGCGGCACGGCATCTTCCGTTGGTTGCAGTATCGCGGCGCCGCTGGCGAAGAGCAGGACCGGCTGTACGACATCAGCGAGTTCTCCGTGAGCAGCCCGACCGGGGCCTCGACGCGCACGCAACTCGAACAGCAGGTGGGTGAGGACGGCCGCAGCAGGTACGACGTGTATCAGATCGGGTCATCCAATGAGACCGTCGATGAATCCGAAACCTACGTCCTGACGTACACCATCGACGGCGCATTGAATCCCCAGGACGGCGAGGACACCGAGTTCTACTGGAACGCGACCGGAAACGAGTGGGACGCCGCGATCGATCAGGTCACCATCAGCGTCGAGGTACCCGACGGGCCTACCAAAGTCGCGTGCTGGGCGGGTCCGGCCGGCACCTCTGACCTCTGTGACAACGCGAGTATCGAGGGCGGTGCGGCCATCTTCGAGCACACATCGAGTAGTTACGGCAGCAACTGGGGCGTCACCATCGACGTGGGTATCAATGCCGACGCGGTCGATGCCGCCCCGGTTTTCGTCGATCGGCCCACCTGGGCGAATCAGAACGGGTTTACGCCATTGCCGATGACGCTCGGCGGCGTTGCGCTGATCGGCCTGTCAGTATTCGGCTGGCGCCTGCGGTTACGTAGCCGTGATCGTCGGTTCGCGAATGTGCCGCCCGGGGTCATCCCGGACAACCCGGGCACCCGCGTCGCCGGAATCGGTTCGGGCGCGAAGGTCGTTGCCGACGATCTCTCCATCGAACCGCCGGTCGCGTTCTCGCCGCCACGCGGTATCAGCCCGGCACAGGCGAGTTATCTACGTCGCCCTGGCCACGACCCCGATCAACTGGCAGCCACAATCTTGGACCTCGCGCACCGTGGAGTGTTGCGCATCGTGGGCGACGAGTACGGCGACAGCCGCCGAGTCGAGCTGCAATCGCGCGGTCGGCTGGAGCATCCGCATGAGCAGGCATTCGTGGATAACCTGTTCGCCGACGGTACGTCGGTCTCGCTGACCAAAGATGTGCCGCCGGGCGTCACACCGCCGCTGCACCGGCCGAACGATCGGTTGCGGGCCGCGCTGGCCAGTGATGTCAAACGACGTAAGTGGTTCGTCGCAGAACTCGGTGGCGCTCGCAAGAGCCTGCGCGCGCTCGGCTGGCTTCTGGCCATCGGTGGAATCGCTGTACTGCTGTACACGACGTATCAGTTCGAAACCGAGTCCACCGGCTCCGGGTTCGGCATCTGGGGTCTGGTCGCGCTACTTGCCGGCCCCATCCTGATCTGGATGTCGAAGCGCGGTCGTGGCCAGGGACGCACGGCGATGGGGCGTGCGGTCATGGATCAGGTCGATGGTTTCGAGACATATCTGCGGACTGCTGAGGCCGACCAGTTGCGCTTCGAGGAAGGCGAAGACATCTTCTCGAAGTATCTGCCGTGGGCGGTCGCATTCGACGTCACCGAACGCTGGAGCCGGATCTGCGCTGACCTGAGCGCGCGAGGGCTGATTCCAGCCCAACCCGTGTGGTATTCGGGCAGATGGGACGGTCTGCATACCTACCTGTGGGTCTCATCCTTCAACCACCACATCAACTCCGCGGCGAGTGCACCCGCACCGACGCCGTCCACCCTTGGATCCAGCGGTGGTTTCTCCGGCGGCGGGTTCGGTGGTTTCTCCGGTGGCAGCGGATTCGGCGGTGGCGGTTTCTCCGGCGGCGGTGGCGGCGGCGGGGGAGGCGGCTCCTGGTGATCGGGTCAGCCCGCGTCGAGTCGTAGGATCGGCGCACACCCCTATCGTCGTTGGAAGGCGTCTCACCCATGACCGAGCAGATCATTCCCGCCGAACGTGGCCACAGCCCGTGGGACTATTCAGGCGTGACGCGGGGCCCGGACGGGATCGCCCGGTACGACGATCTGCCGCTCTCGCTCGTGCATATGCTGCAGAACGTCACGCGAGCCACTCCCGACGTCGAGGCGCTGGTCGAGGTTGGCGGCGAACGCTTGACCTACCGCGACCTGTGGGACCGATCCGCCCGGGTAGCCGGCGGACTGCGCGCGGCCGGTGTGAAGCGCGGCGATCGCGCCGCGATCCTCAAGCCCGCCGGCAACGAGTGGGTGATCGCATTCTGGGGCACGCTGATGGCCGGCGCGGTCGTCGTTCCGGTGAACACTCGATTCGCTCCACCAGAGGTCGAGTACGTCGTGAACGACAGCGGCGCGGCGTACATCTTTGACGCTGAGGGCGCGCTGCCGGACGGCGAGGCATATCTGGCCGATGGGATCGAACAGCAGGATCTGGCCGCGATCTTTTACACCAGTGGTACCACCGGACGTCCGAAGGGAGCCCTCACCTCGCATGAGGCGTTCCTGACCAACTGCGAGAACATGTGCCGTTGCACCGGGTTGGACCGCAACGCCGGTGAAGAGTTCCGCACCCTCATCTCCGTACCGTTGTTCCACGTCACCGGCTGCAACAGCCAACTACTGATCGCGGCGTACGTCGGCGGCGCCAGCGTGATCCTGCCCAAGCTGGACGTCAAGCAACTACTGGGTTTGATTAGCGAAGAGCGGATCAGCAGCATGACGACCGTTCCGGCCATCTACAAACTGATCATGCTCAACCCGGATCGGACGAACTACGACCTCTCGGGCGTGCGATGGGTCGGGTACGGCGGCGCGGCGATTCCCCCCTCGCTGGTGCATGAGTTGCAAGCGACGTTCCCGAAGGCCGTGTTGAAGAACGGCTTCGGAATGACGGAGTCCGCGTCCTTGATGACCGTCTTGTCGGGCGAGTACGCGGCCAAGCATGCTGACTCGGTCGGCTTCGCATGCCCAGTGATCGATCTGGCGATCGACCTTCCCGATGAGGTCAGCGGCGTCGGCGAACTGCTCGCGCGCGGCCCGAACATCACCTCGGGCTACTGGAACAAACCGGACGCGACGCTCGACGCGTTCGAGGACGAGTGGTTACGCACCGGCGATCTCGCGCGCATCGACGAGAAGACAGGTCTGGTGTACCTCGCCGATCGCGCCAAGGACATGATCAACCGTGGTGGCGAAAACGTGTACAGCGTCGAAGTTGAGAACGCGCTCGCCGCGATCGACGGCATTGCCGAATCCGCTGTCGTCGCCGTTCCGGACAACGTGATGGGCGAGAAGGTCGGTGCGGTGATCGTGCCGACACCGGGGGCCGATCTTGATCCCGAGCACATTGTCGAGCAGTTGCAGGGCAAGCTCGCAGACTTCAAGATCCCGCAATTCATCCACCTGACGACCGATGCGTTGCCGAGGAACCCAGGAGGCAAGGTGCTCAAGCCGGCGCTACGCGCCGAGACTCAATGGGGCGCCCCGCTTCGGTAGGTGCGTAGCAATCGCTGCTATACAACAGAATTGAGAACTCATGAGTTCACCGACTATTGGTGTTCTTGCCCTGCAAGGTGACGTTGCCGAGCACCGCGGGGCGCTGCAGCGGGCAGGTGCCCAGGTTGTTGCCGTACGACGCCCGAACCAACTCGCCGGACTTGATGGAATCTTGCTGCCGGGTGGTGAGTCGACCACGATCGACAAATTGCTGAGGGCCTTCGGGCTGATGGATCCGCTGCGCACGGCTATCCGGGGCGGTTTGCCGGCGTACGGCTCGTGTGCCGGAATGATTCTGCTGGCCGATCGTCTCGTCGACGGACGATCGGATCAGCAGACGATTGGCGGGATCGATATGACCGTGCGTCGCAACGCGTTCGGCAGGCAGGTCGACTCGTTCGAGTCGACGGTGCATATGCCGCTCGTGGGCGATTCGCCGATGCGGGCAGTGTTCATTCGCGCGCCGTGGGTGGAGGCGACCGGCGAGGGGGTCGAGATCCTCGGTCGTGTCGAAGATGGCCCGGCAGCCGGTAGAATCGTCGCCGTACGGCAGGGCAACATCA from Cumulibacter soli encodes the following:
- a CDS encoding DUF2207 domain-containing protein; its protein translation is MSSPALTSSTTPTHTRAFALFSRVIACTIAMAAIIVFPSPPAAHAETGDRITSYDIQYVVDADGSVHVTETIDYQFASYGRHGIFRWLQYRGAAGEEQDRLYDISEFSVSSPTGASTRTQLEQQVGEDGRSRYDVYQIGSSNETVDESETYVLTYTIDGALNPQDGEDTEFYWNATGNEWDAAIDQVTISVEVPDGPTKVACWAGPAGTSDLCDNASIEGGAAIFEHTSSSYGSNWGVTIDVGINADAVDAAPVFVDRPTWANQNGFTPLPMTLGGVALIGLSVFGWRLRLRSRDRRFANVPPGVIPDNPGTRVAGIGSGAKVVADDLSIEPPVAFSPPRGISPAQASYLRRPGHDPDQLAATILDLAHRGVLRIVGDEYGDSRRVELQSRGRLEHPHEQAFVDNLFADGTSVSLTKDVPPGVTPPLHRPNDRLRAALASDVKRRKWFVAELGGARKSLRALGWLLAIGGIAVLLYTTYQFETESTGSGFGIWGLVALLAGPILIWMSKRGRGQGRTAMGRAVMDQVDGFETYLRTAEADQLRFEEGEDIFSKYLPWAVAFDVTERWSRICADLSARGLIPAQPVWYSGRWDGLHTYLWVSSFNHHINSAASAPAPTPSTLGSSGGFSGGGFGGFSGGSGFGGGGFSGGGGGGGGGGSW
- a CDS encoding class I adenylate-forming enzyme family protein, which translates into the protein MTEQIIPAERGHSPWDYSGVTRGPDGIARYDDLPLSLVHMLQNVTRATPDVEALVEVGGERLTYRDLWDRSARVAGGLRAAGVKRGDRAAILKPAGNEWVIAFWGTLMAGAVVVPVNTRFAPPEVEYVVNDSGAAYIFDAEGALPDGEAYLADGIEQQDLAAIFYTSGTTGRPKGALTSHEAFLTNCENMCRCTGLDRNAGEEFRTLISVPLFHVTGCNSQLLIAAYVGGASVILPKLDVKQLLGLISEERISSMTTVPAIYKLIMLNPDRTNYDLSGVRWVGYGGAAIPPSLVHELQATFPKAVLKNGFGMTESASLMTVLSGEYAAKHADSVGFACPVIDLAIDLPDEVSGVGELLARGPNITSGYWNKPDATLDAFEDEWLRTGDLARIDEKTGLVYLADRAKDMINRGGENVYSVEVENALAAIDGIAESAVVAVPDNVMGEKVGAVIVPTPGADLDPEHIVEQLQGKLADFKIPQFIHLTTDALPRNPGGKVLKPALRAETQWGAPLR
- the pdxT gene encoding pyridoxal 5'-phosphate synthase glutaminase subunit PdxT, whose protein sequence is MSSPTIGVLALQGDVAEHRGALQRAGAQVVAVRRPNQLAGLDGILLPGGESTTIDKLLRAFGLMDPLRTAIRGGLPAYGSCAGMILLADRLVDGRSDQQTIGGIDMTVRRNAFGRQVDSFESTVHMPLVGDSPMRAVFIRAPWVEATGEGVEILGRVEDGPAAGRIVAVRQGNIIATSFHPEVTADFRVHDAFVDLVRLSAAS